A window of Mucilaginibacter paludis DSM 18603 contains these coding sequences:
- a CDS encoding DUF4260 domain-containing protein: MNDQNKPQEPFTKPMALNLKFEEVAITGVAIYFLTRHSLGFSFWVWIPLFLMPDLSMLGYLFNNRVGALTYNLFHHRGLALLLSAAGFLLHQEIMISLGILLFAHSSFDRMFGYGLKYNDSFNHTSLGWTGKNKTLQ, encoded by the coding sequence ATGAACGATCAAAATAAACCTCAAGAGCCATTTACCAAACCGATGGCCTTAAATCTTAAATTCGAAGAAGTCGCTATCACTGGCGTTGCCATTTATTTTTTAACACGGCATAGCCTGGGTTTCTCGTTCTGGGTTTGGATACCCTTATTCTTAATGCCAGACCTTTCTATGCTGGGTTATCTATTTAATAACCGTGTAGGTGCTCTTACTTATAACTTGTTCCACCATCGCGGCCTGGCTTTGCTGCTATCTGCGGCGGGCTTTTTACTGCACCAGGAGATAATGATCTCGCTCGGAATACTATTATTCGCGCATTCCTCTTTCGACCGTATGTTTGGCTACGGGTTAAAATACAATGATAGTTTTAACCACACCAGTTTAGGCTGGACCGGAAAAAACAAGACACTCCAATAA
- a CDS encoding IS256 family transposase: MNKNNNFDFESFKREAIKGMYAGKPLNGEKGIFAPLLKHFLEAALEGELETHLQEEKAAGLSNRLNGKITKRVKSLSGEFDLQSNRDRSGSFEPVVLPKRQVIITEELEEKVIGLYGLGLSTRDISKHIMEIYQMDISATTLSSITDKVIPAMNEWRQRPLESVYAFVYLDCMHYKVREGNGVITRAVYNILGVSLRGQKDLLGMYLSESEGAKFWLSVLTDLKNRGLQDMLIACIDGLKGFPEAIAAIFPKTEIQTCVVHQIRNSLRYIAEKDKKKFMADLKPVYQAINKEQGYENLISLDEKWAKKYPVPVGSWYNNWENLSTFFKYDAHIRRVIYTTNAVEGFHRQVRKVTKTKGAFTSDTALLKLVYLVVQNISEKWTMPMHNWSLTLSQLYIMFGDRIAGHLNNG, translated from the coding sequence ATGAACAAAAACAACAATTTCGATTTTGAAAGTTTCAAACGAGAGGCGATCAAGGGGATGTACGCTGGTAAACCCCTTAACGGAGAAAAGGGCATCTTTGCGCCTTTACTGAAACATTTTTTAGAAGCAGCGCTTGAGGGCGAGCTAGAAACCCATCTACAGGAAGAAAAAGCCGCAGGCTTATCCAATCGCCTTAATGGTAAAATCACGAAACGAGTTAAGAGCCTTTCGGGCGAATTTGATCTGCAAAGCAACCGGGACCGGTCTGGCAGCTTTGAACCTGTAGTGTTACCAAAGCGACAAGTGATTATAACCGAAGAACTGGAAGAGAAGGTAATCGGCTTGTATGGGCTTGGCCTGAGCACACGGGATATTTCCAAACATATCATGGAAATATATCAAATGGATATCTCTGCAACTACCTTATCCTCTATTACAGACAAAGTTATCCCAGCCATGAACGAATGGCGGCAGCGGCCACTGGAATCGGTTTATGCATTTGTATACCTGGACTGTATGCACTATAAAGTACGTGAAGGCAACGGCGTAATTACCAGGGCTGTTTACAATATTCTTGGTGTTTCCCTTCGTGGGCAAAAGGATCTGTTAGGCATGTATTTATCAGAAAGCGAAGGCGCTAAGTTCTGGCTATCGGTTTTGACCGATCTAAAGAACCGTGGTTTGCAGGATATGCTAATTGCATGCATAGATGGTTTAAAAGGCTTTCCCGAGGCCATAGCAGCCATCTTTCCAAAAACGGAGATACAGACCTGCGTTGTTCATCAGATCCGTAATAGCTTGCGCTATATTGCCGAGAAAGACAAGAAGAAATTCATGGCTGATCTTAAGCCGGTTTACCAAGCCATTAATAAAGAACAGGGCTACGAAAATCTGATTTCCCTGGATGAAAAATGGGCTAAAAAGTATCCGGTTCCGGTCGGGTCGTGGTACAATAACTGGGAAAACCTGTCAACTTTTTTTAAGTATGATGCACACATTCGCAGAGTGATCTACACAACTAACGCGGTTGAGGGCTTTCACCGCCAGGTACGCAAAGTAACTAAAACAAAGGGCGCATTCACATCAGATACAGCCTTGTTAAAGCTGGTATATCTGGTAGTCCAGAATATCTCTGAGAAATGGACAATGCCAATGCACAACTGGAGTTTGACTTTATCTCAACTTTACATTATGTTTGGCGATAGGATAGCTGGTCACCTAAATAACGGATAG
- a CDS encoding virulence RhuM family protein, protein MNNDQIIIYQLTGSDAKIDVQIAEETVWLTQRQMSELFGKDADTIGLHIRNIFREGELDAGATTEESSVVQEEAGRRVVRKLRTYNLDVIISVGYRVRSQRGTQFRIWANAILKTYLKKGYAINERKLKEKTEHLEELKQIVGLLAKVLKNKEELTTDEANGLLKVVTDYSYALDILDRYDHQQLVLEGTQDNQLFVATYDDAIQAIKYLKDKFGGSSLFGNEKDDSFKGSIGTIYQSFGGVEFYPTRECKLNCVN, encoded by the coding sequence ATGAACAATGATCAAATTATTATATATCAATTAACAGGTAGCGATGCAAAAATAGATGTACAAATTGCTGAAGAAACAGTTTGGCTTACCCAGCGTCAGATGTCAGAGTTATTTGGTAAAGATGCAGATACAATAGGTCTACACATTAGAAATATATTTAGAGAAGGGGAATTAGATGCAGGAGCAACTACCGAGGAATCCTCGGTAGTTCAAGAAGAAGCAGGTAGAAGAGTAGTAAGAAAGTTAAGGACATATAACTTAGATGTAATTATATCAGTAGGTTACAGAGTAAGATCACAAAGAGGAACACAATTTAGGATATGGGCAAATGCTATTCTAAAAACCTATCTAAAGAAAGGCTATGCGATTAATGAACGAAAGCTTAAGGAGAAAACTGAACATTTGGAAGAACTAAAGCAAATAGTAGGATTACTTGCTAAAGTACTAAAAAACAAAGAAGAACTTACAACGGATGAGGCTAATGGCCTACTAAAAGTAGTAACAGATTACAGTTATGCTTTAGATATATTAGATAGGTATGATCATCAGCAATTAGTACTTGAGGGGACACAAGATAATCAATTATTTGTGGCTACTTATGATGATGCTATTCAGGCGATAAAATACTTGAAAGATAAGTTTGGGGGAAGTTCTTTGTTTGGCAACGAGAAAGATGATTCGTTTAAAGGTTCTATAGGAACGATCTACCAATCTTTTGGCGGCGTAGAATTTTATCCTACCAGGGAGTGTAAACTAAACTGTGTCAACTAA
- a CDS encoding carbohydrate porin codes for MMKRYLLLISFCFMACMAHAQIVITNQSFSMGTTGRIGSGISPSIPGHTGRQLNLTGQGSLGSRLEQGDYIDLLPSFHFTPVNANKDSTRIDFQARLAFYSTNGTFLGNVNSSSIGGMVSSLPEAFVEASNIVGSHWSVWAGARYMRYDDIHICDYFYFDDHSSQGFGVKYKNTSFSMFFPAAIDTSSSGILPYSYENIISGKKSLTYRQREIFVLEHNIRKWPGNDIKLLGEFHLVAGSAARATPYYPEDKGWVAGIKWSHDIKTEQKGSFNQFAIRYGTGVANGGDNGNTQTWRTYGAPDPITGLYTGAYSFTAVEHFLLNCSNKFSLNGYAVYIQSKGGGTSINEALDYYGRLIPNYKTDFVTGARGITYLTNWFHLITELHYAQRQDGQNPDAQMWKFIIAPTIVPTAERSVWARPHIRLICSFARYNHYAAENGYSDFLQQAGNQRWGTYFGVRTEWWIF; via the coding sequence ATGATGAAACGATACCTTTTATTGATTAGCTTTTGCTTTATGGCGTGCATGGCACACGCGCAAATAGTCATCACCAACCAGTCTTTCTCCATGGGGACCACCGGGCGGATAGGCTCGGGCATATCGCCCTCCATACCTGGGCACACTGGCCGGCAGCTAAACCTTACCGGGCAGGGATCGTTGGGCAGCAGGCTTGAGCAGGGAGACTATATAGATCTTTTGCCCTCCTTCCACTTTACGCCGGTAAATGCCAATAAGGATAGCACCCGGATTGATTTCCAGGCCAGGCTGGCCTTTTACTCCACCAATGGCACCTTTTTGGGCAACGTGAATTCAAGCTCTATCGGTGGTATGGTAAGCAGCCTGCCCGAGGCTTTTGTTGAAGCGAGCAACATTGTTGGCAGCCATTGGAGCGTTTGGGCCGGGGCAAGGTATATGCGTTATGACGACATCCATATTTGCGATTATTTTTATTTTGACGATCACTCTTCGCAGGGCTTTGGCGTTAAATACAAAAACACGTCCTTCTCCATGTTTTTTCCTGCGGCTATCGATACCTCCTCATCTGGCATATTACCCTATTCGTATGAGAATATCATCTCCGGAAAAAAATCACTCACTTACCGCCAGCGCGAGATCTTTGTTTTGGAACACAATATCCGTAAATGGCCGGGGAACGATATTAAACTTTTGGGCGAATTTCATCTCGTTGCCGGATCTGCCGCCAGGGCAACCCCTTACTACCCCGAAGATAAGGGCTGGGTTGCGGGGATAAAATGGTCGCACGACATTAAAACCGAACAAAAAGGTTCGTTTAATCAATTCGCCATACGTTACGGCACAGGTGTGGCTAACGGCGGCGATAACGGCAACACGCAAACCTGGCGTACTTATGGCGCACCAGATCCCATAACCGGGCTTTATACCGGTGCTTACTCATTTACCGCGGTCGAACATTTTTTGCTCAACTGCTCCAATAAGTTCAGCTTGAACGGCTACGCGGTATATATCCAAAGCAAGGGTGGCGGCACATCAATAAACGAGGCCCTGGATTATTACGGACGGCTGATACCGAACTATAAAACAGATTTTGTAACCGGGGCACGGGGCATTACCTACCTCACTAACTGGTTTCACCTGATTACCGAATTGCACTATGCCCAGAGGCAGGATGGCCAGAACCCCGATGCGCAGATGTGGAAGTTCATCATCGCTCCAACCATCGTTCCAACCGCCGAACGCAGCGTCTGGGCACGCCCGCATATCAGGCTGATTTGCTCATTTGCCCGCTATAACCATTATGCCGCCGAAAACGGGTACTCGGATTTTTTGCAACAGGCAGGCAACCAAAGATGGGGCACGTATTTTGGAGTAAGAACAGAATGGTGGATTTTTTAA
- a CDS encoding type II toxin-antitoxin system death-on-curing family toxin: MSKLKILSKFLTDTVHFTVSPTIEDKAANLLYFVVKNHSFSDGNKRIAAYLFVWFMEKNGILYREDGSKRIADNALVALTLMIAESRSDEKDIMVKVVVNLINPKN; encoded by the coding sequence ATGTCTAAGTTAAAAATTCTATCCAAATTTTTAACTGACACAGTTCATTTTACAGTCTCTCCTACCATTGAAGATAAAGCAGCAAACCTGTTATACTTTGTGGTCAAAAACCATTCATTTTCTGATGGCAATAAGCGGATTGCTGCCTATTTATTCGTTTGGTTCATGGAAAAGAATGGTATCCTGTATCGCGAAGATGGCTCGAAAAGAATTGCAGATAATGCTTTAGTTGCACTAACCTTAATGATTGCAGAAAGTAGGTCGGATGAGAAAGATATAATGGTTAAAGTCGTCGTTAACCTTATCAATCCCAAAAACTAA
- a CDS encoding LacI family DNA-binding transcriptional regulator — MTKVLLRDVALRAGVSTALVSYVLNNQKVGRISKDAEQRIRAAVKELGYRPNQLAQSLKRNRTFSIGLIVADIANPFSSALARIISDEAERAGYTLIIGSSDESKEKSEKLINNFRDRQVDGFIIAAAEGTEDTIKALHEQNIPLVLIDRLFPGMAVHSVTVDNYDASYKAAQYLARSGKQRIGIVAYDTSLYHLQERVRGANEALVNAGFKQSQMITVAVKAQEVESDMRMCIAQLKNERVDAIFFTSNKLGVAGLRYLNAYQLHVPEDVSVVMFDDSEAFEFFPVALTLIRQPLENMGQTAVKLLLDQLGEMSAAPVQLMLETVFVTGESVSFANSKNK, encoded by the coding sequence ATGACAAAGGTTTTACTTCGCGATGTGGCTTTAAGGGCAGGTGTATCTACCGCCTTGGTTTCTTATGTGTTAAATAATCAGAAAGTTGGCCGCATTAGTAAGGATGCCGAACAACGGATCAGAGCGGCTGTGAAAGAGCTGGGCTATCGCCCTAACCAGCTTGCGCAAAGCCTGAAGCGAAACCGGACGTTTAGCATCGGCCTGATTGTTGCAGATATAGCCAACCCATTTTCGTCGGCCCTGGCACGCATCATCAGTGATGAGGCCGAGCGGGCGGGCTATACCTTGATTATTGGCAGTTCGGACGAAAGCAAAGAAAAGTCGGAAAAACTCATCAATAACTTCCGCGACCGTCAGGTTGATGGCTTTATTATAGCCGCCGCCGAGGGCACAGAAGATACGATCAAGGCTTTACACGAGCAAAATATCCCATTGGTGTTAATTGACAGGCTCTTTCCGGGCATGGCGGTTCATAGTGTAACGGTAGATAACTATGATGCATCCTACAAAGCCGCTCAATATCTGGCTCGTTCGGGTAAGCAAAGGATTGGCATTGTTGCTTATGATACCTCGCTGTATCACTTGCAAGAACGTGTGAGAGGTGCCAACGAAGCGCTCGTTAATGCCGGGTTTAAGCAATCACAAATGATTACGGTTGCGGTAAAGGCTCAGGAAGTGGAGAGCGATATGCGTATGTGCATAGCGCAACTCAAAAATGAGCGGGTGGATGCCATATTCTTTACCAGCAACAAACTGGGTGTAGCGGGCCTGCGTTATCTAAACGCTTATCAATTGCACGTTCCTGAGGATGTATCCGTTGTGATGTTTGATGACAGCGAGGCATTTGAATTTTTCCCGGTAGCGTTAACCTTGATACGACAGCCATTGGAAAATATGGGGCAGACGGCGGTAAAACTGCTGCTCGATCAGCTTGGCGAGATGTCTGCGGCGCCGGTACAGCTGATGTTAGAAACTGTGTTCGTTACCGGCGAGTCGGTCTCATTTGCTAACTCCAAAAACAAATAA
- a CDS encoding carbohydrate kinase family protein — protein MMNQPKIVCYGEVLWDIFPDGEKAGGAPFNVTYNLKKQGIDSRIISAVGYDELGDRLLAQIKDWNIPLDECQRYHNIPTGTVMATIDEKNEAHYQIVEDVAWDNIAWTPENDALVRSSDAFVYGSLSARNETSRNTLCRLIEAAPFKVFDINLRPPFYNPELLSYLISKANLVKLNKAELREILDIYNKPYISEEESLRFLKEKFNTDEILLTKGSRGAIHYSKGIATPCDAITVTVNDTVGSGDSFLAGYLAARASNASVAEALYNAAAMGAFITTRSGACPPYQLEDFEKFKQQNLPQAPFDKTA, from the coding sequence ATGATGAATCAACCTAAAATAGTTTGCTACGGCGAAGTTTTATGGGATATTTTCCCTGACGGAGAAAAGGCAGGTGGAGCCCCCTTTAATGTGACTTATAATTTAAAAAAGCAAGGAATTGACAGCCGCATCATTAGCGCCGTTGGTTACGACGAGTTGGGCGACCGGCTGCTGGCCCAAATAAAGGACTGGAATATTCCCCTGGATGAATGCCAGCGGTACCACAACATCCCGACGGGAACCGTAATGGCTACCATCGACGAAAAAAACGAAGCACATTATCAAATAGTTGAAGATGTAGCCTGGGACAATATAGCCTGGACACCCGAAAATGATGCCCTGGTACGCTCGTCCGACGCATTTGTATATGGCAGCCTGTCGGCACGTAACGAAACCTCAAGAAATACCCTTTGCCGGCTTATTGAGGCTGCACCTTTTAAAGTATTCGATATCAACCTCAGGCCTCCGTTTTATAATCCCGAACTCCTTTCCTACTTAATTAGTAAAGCCAATTTGGTAAAGCTTAACAAAGCCGAGCTGAGAGAAATATTAGACATCTATAACAAGCCATACATATCCGAAGAGGAGAGCCTCCGTTTTCTGAAAGAAAAATTTAATACCGACGAAATATTGCTTACCAAAGGTAGCCGTGGCGCTATACATTACAGCAAGGGCATAGCCACACCTTGCGATGCCATTACCGTAACGGTTAATGATACCGTAGGTAGCGGCGATTCGTTTTTGGCCGGATATCTTGCGGCCAGGGCAAGTAATGCATCCGTCGCCGAGGCGCTGTACAACGCTGCTGCAATGGGGGCGTTTATAACCACCAGGAGTGGCGCTTGCCCTCCGTACCAATTGGAGGATTTCGAAAAATTCAAACAGCAGAACCTTCCGCAGGCTCCATTTGATAAAACAGCTTAA
- a CDS encoding VOC family protein, protein MKLTSLRIITAEIKPLVWFFEQVTGLPAQWYTDDFAEITTLTATLAIGSTRTMSLFGEGLVKPASNHSVIIEFRVANVDDEFERIRDFIKDIVQVPTTMPWGNRSLLFRDPDGNLINFFTPVTADAIRKFS, encoded by the coding sequence ATGAAATTAACATCTTTAAGAATTATAACTGCTGAAATTAAACCTTTAGTTTGGTTTTTTGAACAAGTAACCGGATTGCCGGCTCAATGGTACACTGATGACTTTGCAGAAATCACTACCCTTACGGCTACCCTGGCCATAGGAAGCACCAGAACAATGAGCTTATTTGGCGAGGGATTAGTAAAGCCAGCCAGTAACCATAGCGTAATTATCGAGTTTCGCGTGGCCAATGTTGATGATGAATTCGAAAGAATCAGAGATTTTATTAAAGACATTGTTCAAGTACCAACCACAATGCCTTGGGGCAATCGTTCATTGTTATTTCGAGATCCGGATGGAAATTTAATTAATTTTTTTACGCCGGTTACAGCCGATGCGATCCGGAAATTTAGCTAA
- a CDS encoding acyltransferase family protein: protein MSKTTGLIEPKNHYQILDGLRGVAALLVVAFHIMEAFADGNRFKQIINHGYLAVDFFFLLSGFVVAYAYDDRWAKMSVWDFYKRRIIRLQPMLIAGTIIGAVLFYFQASEVFALIAQTPLWQMLLVMLVGFTLIPLPVSMDIRGWQEMHPLNGPAWSLFFEYIANILYALVIRKFSKKALAVFVLLAACLLIHYTVMGPRGDVIGGWSLNGDQLNIGFTRMLYPFFAGVLLSRMDKLIHIKGAFMICSLIVAIVLCMPRIGDEQHLWMNGLYESLVIIVVFPVVIAIGAGGTLNGFYANKLCRLLGDISYPIYITHYPLIYLYTAWVVSHKVPITMGLAVGSLLLIVAVTIAYACLKWYDEPMREWLKTKWLKTKKGQG, encoded by the coding sequence ATGAGTAAAACAACAGGCCTTATTGAACCCAAAAACCATTACCAAATTTTAGATGGCCTGCGCGGTGTTGCCGCTTTATTGGTAGTGGCTTTCCATATCATGGAGGCTTTTGCCGATGGCAACCGTTTTAAGCAGATTATTAATCATGGTTATTTAGCTGTAGATTTCTTTTTCCTGCTTTCGGGCTTTGTAGTGGCCTACGCTTATGATGACCGCTGGGCCAAAATGAGTGTGTGGGATTTTTATAAGCGCCGTATTATACGTTTACAACCCATGCTTATTGCAGGCACTATCATAGGGGCTGTTTTATTTTATTTCCAGGCAAGTGAGGTTTTTGCCTTAATTGCCCAAACACCGCTTTGGCAAATGCTGCTGGTAATGTTAGTTGGCTTTACCCTTATACCGCTACCGGTATCGATGGATATCAGGGGCTGGCAGGAAATGCACCCGCTGAACGGGCCGGCCTGGTCGCTTTTTTTCGAGTACATCGCTAATATTTTATACGCGCTGGTTATCCGCAAGTTTTCTAAAAAAGCACTGGCCGTGTTTGTGCTTTTGGCGGCATGTTTACTGATCCATTATACGGTGATGGGGCCGCGCGGCGATGTAATTGGCGGCTGGTCGTTAAATGGCGATCAGCTCAATATTGGTTTTACACGCATGCTCTATCCCTTTTTTGCCGGTGTACTCTTATCGCGTATGGATAAGCTGATACACATCAAAGGTGCATTTATGATTTGCAGCCTCATCGTCGCCATTGTTTTATGTATGCCACGCATAGGCGACGAACAGCATTTATGGATGAATGGGCTATATGAATCGTTGGTAATTATTGTTGTTTTCCCGGTTGTGATAGCAATTGGCGCTGGCGGCACATTAAACGGTTTTTATGCCAATAAACTGTGCCGGCTTTTGGGGGACATCTCCTACCCTATTTACATTACTCATTATCCCTTGATTTATCTTTATACCGCCTGGGTGGTTAGTCATAAAGTTCCAATAACTATGGGCCTTGCCGTTGGCTCCCTGTTATTGATCGTTGCAGTGACCATAGCTTATGCCTGCTTGAAATGGTATGATGAACCCATGCGTGAATGGCTTAAAACAAAATGGTTAAAAACAAAAAAAGGGCAGGGTTGA
- a CDS encoding VOC family protein, whose protein sequence is MATQIFVNLPVKDLDRSIQFFTKLGYTFNPQFTNEKATCMIVSDTIYIMLLTETFFQTFTTKEIVDAHKAVECAICISTDSKDAVNEIVNKAEAAGATIPNPASDYGFMYQHSFADLDGHHWEFMWMDPNGMPEHLG, encoded by the coding sequence ATGGCAACTCAAATTTTTGTGAACCTCCCGGTTAAAGACCTCGACAGATCTATACAGTTTTTCACCAAACTCGGTTATACTTTTAACCCACAATTTACCAACGAGAAAGCCACCTGCATGATTGTAAGCGATACCATCTACATCATGCTGCTGACAGAAACTTTCTTCCAGACTTTTACTACAAAAGAAATTGTAGATGCTCACAAAGCTGTAGAGTGCGCTATTTGCATATCTACCGACAGTAAAGATGCCGTTAACGAAATAGTAAACAAAGCAGAAGCAGCAGGCGCCACAATACCGAATCCGGCCAGCGACTACGGCTTTATGTACCAGCACAGCTTTGCAGACCTGGACGGCCATCATTGGGAATTTATGTGGATGGACCCCAACGGCATGCCCGAGCATCTGGGATAA
- the fucP gene encoding L-fucose:H+ symporter permease — MAMMSGAAETKIRPLQPTNASLSGTKFYIFPLILITCLFFLWGMANNLNDILIRQFKKAFELSDFQSGLVQSAFYLGYFVLALPAAYVMRRFSYKTGIVIGLVLYAAGAFLFVPAADSGTYGFFLFALFVIASGLAFLETAANPYVSVLGTPETASFRLNLAQAFNPIGCVTGIVVGQQFIFSGIEHSKETLARMTPQALKAYYLSESSAVKIPYLCIGIVVILFAVLVLLTRFPVVKDEEEESENAKSGEGKFGILKIRHFRLAVLAQFFYVGGQVCIWSFLIRYIQHNLPGTPEKAAANYLIISLVIFTAGRFVGTALLKKVKDHLLLAIYAIASMLLVALAVLLPGTIGLWALVLTSFFMSIMYPTIFTLGISGLGRQAKLGSSVIVMAIIGGAVLTALMGKLSDVTGITTAMAIPLLAFAVVAFYGLKGYKKTA; from the coding sequence ATGGCAATGATGTCTGGGGCAGCGGAAACAAAAATCCGCCCCCTGCAACCCACCAACGCAAGCCTATCGGGTACAAAATTTTATATTTTCCCGCTTATACTGATTACCTGCCTGTTTTTCCTTTGGGGTATGGCTAACAACCTCAACGACATCCTTATCCGGCAGTTCAAAAAAGCGTTCGAACTTTCTGATTTCCAGTCAGGCCTCGTTCAGTCGGCATTTTACCTCGGCTATTTTGTGCTGGCCTTACCCGCGGCTTATGTGATGCGCCGCTTTAGCTACAAAACTGGCATTGTAATAGGCTTGGTTCTTTATGCTGCCGGAGCCTTTCTTTTTGTGCCTGCGGCTGATAGTGGTACTTACGGCTTTTTTCTGTTCGCCTTGTTCGTCATCGCGAGTGGTTTGGCTTTCCTGGAAACAGCGGCCAACCCTTATGTATCGGTTTTAGGCACGCCCGAAACGGCAAGCTTCAGGCTGAATCTGGCACAGGCTTTTAACCCGATAGGTTGTGTTACTGGCATTGTTGTGGGGCAACAGTTTATATTTTCGGGCATCGAGCACTCAAAGGAAACCTTGGCCCGGATGACACCGCAAGCCCTTAAAGCCTATTATTTATCTGAATCTTCGGCGGTAAAAATCCCTTATCTGTGTATCGGCATCGTGGTGATATTGTTTGCCGTGCTTGTGCTGCTAACCCGTTTCCCGGTAGTTAAGGACGAGGAGGAGGAAAGCGAAAACGCAAAATCAGGCGAAGGCAAGTTCGGTATATTAAAGATCAGGCACTTCAGGCTGGCCGTACTGGCGCAGTTTTTTTATGTAGGCGGGCAAGTATGTATCTGGAGCTTCCTGATCAGGTATATCCAGCATAACCTGCCCGGCACTCCCGAAAAGGCAGCCGCTAATTACCTCATCATTTCGCTGGTTATATTCACCGCTGGCCGGTTTGTGGGGACTGCGCTACTAAAAAAAGTGAAGGATCACCTGCTACTGGCCATATACGCCATAGCCAGCATGCTTTTGGTAGCCTTAGCGGTACTTTTACCGGGTACCATTGGGCTTTGGGCCCTGGTGCTCACCAGTTTTTTTATGTCCATTATGTACCCCACTATTTTTACGCTTGGCATTAGTGGCCTTGGCCGCCAGGCAAAACTTGGGTCGTCGGTAATTGTAATGGCTATTATCGGTGGTGCCGTGCTAACGGCGCTGATGGGTAAACTATCCGATGTTACCGGCATAACCACTGCTATGGCGATACCGTTGCTGGCATTTGCCGTTGTTGCCTTTTATGGCTTAAAAGGGTATAAAAAAACAGCGTAA
- a CDS encoding sugar phosphate isomerase/epimerase family protein has protein sequence MKTQFGASLLSWALPSWTAESGNYAIMKTAAAGFDLLEILLPPSMELDADTVKQQLRKHQLGVVCSLNLPAFAHIPFYPKAAAELIKKALEKTAALDASFLGGVLHGGIGVFSGHPLTLEEENRVCEVWAECAGYAQTLGITIGVEPINRYESYVCTAASDVLRIIARVNAPNLGLHLDTFHMNIEENGFYEPVIKAGDLLKHLHITESDRGMLGEGNVRWDDLFSGLAAINYTGALVLENFSSSIPGMAEAVSLWRKSPYNAEDLAKDSLAFMKEKAAMDGLL, from the coding sequence ATGAAAACACAATTTGGAGCCTCGCTACTATCGTGGGCATTACCGTCGTGGACGGCTGAGAGCGGCAACTACGCGATTATGAAGACCGCAGCCGCGGGATTCGACCTGCTGGAAATATTGCTTCCACCATCAATGGAGCTGGATGCGGATACGGTTAAGCAACAGCTCCGCAAGCATCAGTTAGGTGTGGTTTGCTCGCTCAACCTGCCGGCCTTTGCCCATATTCCATTCTACCCCAAAGCGGCAGCAGAGCTGATCAAAAAAGCCCTGGAGAAAACAGCCGCGCTCGACGCCAGCTTTTTAGGCGGAGTGCTGCATGGCGGCATCGGCGTATTCTCGGGCCATCCGCTCACGCTGGAGGAAGAAAACCGGGTTTGCGAAGTTTGGGCCGAATGTGCCGGTTATGCCCAAACACTCGGCATCACCATCGGTGTAGAGCCGATTAACCGTTACGAGAGCTATGTGTGTACAGCGGCTTCGGATGTGTTGAGAATCATTGCCAGGGTAAATGCACCCAACCTGGGCCTGCACCTCGATACCTTCCACATGAATATAGAAGAGAATGGATTTTACGAACCCGTGATTAAAGCAGGAGATTTGCTGAAGCACCTGCACATAACAGAAAGCGACCGAGGTATGCTGGGCGAAGGCAATGTGCGCTGGGACGACCTGTTTAGCGGACTGGCAGCCATCAACTACACTGGGGCGCTGGTGCTCGAGAACTTTTCGTCATCGATACCCGGCATGGCCGAGGCTGTATCCCTGTGGCGGAAATCGCCTTACAATGCCGAAGATCTGGCCAAAGACAGCCTGGCATTTATGAAAGAGAAGGCCGCTATGGATGGGCTATTATAG